One genomic region from Glaciimonas sp. PAMC28666 encodes:
- a CDS encoding type II secretion system protein N, protein MSNFHRTFCWIGAALLSMLITTMVFLPAAWLAPLMERTTAGRFVLGDTQGTLWSGSAVIGVPMHDAADGNTIMPLIPGRMVWRFSPGVLFGRIAMSIDNSLVLSQPIHVRGNWRAWGITAASLSMPARQLVALGAPWNTLQPSGQITFSWQPLHIAKAERDPNGMDINGEMSVELAALASPLSQVKPLGSYRLQFSWERQHAALTLTTLDSFTAATAPSNAMLLEGKGTLENGHLQFAGTAQAAEGQENKLAGVLSFLGQPSRINGKNVIELAFKS, encoded by the coding sequence ATGAGTAACTTCCATCGCACTTTTTGCTGGATCGGCGCAGCGCTGTTGAGCATGCTGATCACGACGATGGTCTTTTTGCCTGCGGCGTGGTTAGCCCCTTTGATGGAACGGACCACGGCCGGTCGCTTTGTGTTAGGCGATACGCAAGGCACGCTATGGAGCGGGTCGGCGGTGATTGGTGTTCCAATGCATGACGCCGCCGATGGCAACACGATCATGCCGCTAATACCGGGGCGCATGGTCTGGCGCTTTTCACCAGGCGTTCTATTCGGGCGTATCGCGATGAGCATCGACAATTCGCTTGTGCTTTCCCAGCCGATCCACGTCCGCGGTAATTGGCGGGCATGGGGCATCACGGCCGCCAGCCTATCTATGCCAGCGCGACAATTGGTGGCGTTGGGCGCGCCGTGGAATACATTACAGCCCTCCGGCCAGATAACATTTTCCTGGCAACCATTGCACATTGCCAAAGCTGAAAGAGACCCGAATGGCATGGACATAAACGGTGAGATGTCCGTGGAATTGGCGGCATTAGCTTCCCCGTTGTCACAGGTCAAGCCGCTAGGTAGCTATCGTTTGCAGTTCAGCTGGGAGCGGCAACATGCGGCGCTGACCCTCACCACACTTGACTCTTTCACCGCTGCCACCGCACCGAGTAATGCCATGTTGTTAGAAGGGAAGGGAACGTTGGAGAACGGTCATTTACAGTTCGCAGGAACCGCGCAAGCAGCAGAGGGCCAGGAAAATAAGTTAGCAGGAGTATTAAGTTTTCTGGGCCAGCCTAGCCGAATAAACGGCAAAAATGTCATCGAATTAGCATTCAAATCATGA
- the gspM gene encoding type II secretion system protein GspM encodes MSALITAFDQFTDKVGSPFRQFWQLRQPRERTVLRYGAAILSAVLFYLLLIAPAVSGRTRLEKILPLLRQQSAELQSLISRAATFSDHPVAMRLPLNQATIESALLKKNLIAKSIVIGGDNATVQFSGVTFSGLLDWLDEMQKTAHWEVIDININAQVDTVTAVVTLRQQQHE; translated from the coding sequence ATGAGCGCGTTGATAACGGCATTCGACCAGTTCACAGATAAGGTCGGCTCACCATTTAGACAATTCTGGCAACTAAGACAACCGCGCGAACGCACCGTCTTGCGTTATGGCGCTGCGATACTCTCAGCGGTCCTTTTTTATCTGCTTTTGATCGCGCCCGCGGTTAGCGGACGCACCCGCCTTGAGAAAATTTTACCTTTATTGCGGCAACAATCAGCCGAGCTCCAGTCGTTAATTTCGCGCGCGGCAACATTTTCGGATCATCCCGTAGCCATGCGCTTGCCACTCAACCAGGCGACCATCGAAAGCGCATTGTTGAAGAAGAATTTGATCGCAAAAAGTATTGTTATCGGCGGCGATAACGCCACGGTGCAATTCTCAGGCGTCACCTTTTCCGGATTGTTGGACTGGCTAGATGAGATGCAAAAAACCGCGCACTGGGAGGTGATCGACATCAACATCAATGCGCAGGTCGATACGGTGACCGCAGTTGTAACGCTGAGACAGCAACAACATGAGTAA
- the gspL gene encoding type II secretion system protein GspL: protein MSILLIRLPSRAICDNALSLLTPPCLHALVSEQGELMEQGCAPLSDLGALIVQSEQVVLLLAAVDVTLLRMQVPPLSAARLKAALPHLVEDHILIAPDDCIIVAASEKNTAQDKLSNLRQIAVVQRVWLESLVKTFTALGARAIQALPAQLCLPWREDGVVAVVAEHGVEHVVEHGIQLDLALRLSEHQGFGWSTRTMQEQSTPSDVVEELRVVVPQLPITLYVPASGYALYSALDVSDVTVLPDDWSHWARAVREMRRNRGLDLVAGLNLGSSTVNWKNWRWTAALAAGFLLVNMVALNVAWWNLRSEADLLRSGMIHRYRSAYPRESVVVDPIAQTRQKIAFAEKQAGHLNADDFLALVTQFGSAWARLPEMHSTKKDAIAGLEYRDRHLFVRFKPSANVEAYRAPLKEILQSAQLKLTQSEASVWQIESIK, encoded by the coding sequence TTGAGTATTTTATTGATCCGACTTCCTTCACGGGCGATATGCGACAACGCCCTCTCATTGTTGACGCCTCCCTGCTTGCATGCGCTGGTATCTGAGCAAGGTGAGCTGATGGAGCAGGGATGCGCGCCCTTATCGGATCTGGGCGCATTGATCGTGCAGTCGGAACAGGTGGTGTTGCTGCTTGCCGCCGTTGATGTCACCTTGCTGCGAATGCAAGTCCCGCCGTTATCCGCGGCCAGATTAAAAGCGGCGCTACCGCACCTCGTGGAGGACCACATACTGATCGCTCCTGACGATTGCATCATTGTCGCCGCCTCAGAAAAAAATACGGCACAAGATAAGCTGAGTAATCTGCGGCAAATTGCCGTGGTTCAGCGCGTCTGGCTGGAGTCTCTGGTGAAGACCTTTACCGCATTGGGCGCACGGGCCATACAAGCATTGCCTGCACAGCTTTGTCTGCCATGGCGCGAGGATGGCGTGGTTGCGGTAGTCGCCGAACACGGTGTGGAACACGTTGTGGAGCACGGTATCCAACTTGATCTGGCGCTGCGTTTATCCGAGCACCAAGGCTTCGGTTGGTCCACTCGGACCATGCAAGAACAATCCACGCCGTCAGACGTCGTGGAAGAACTGCGCGTAGTGGTGCCGCAACTGCCCATCACACTCTATGTCCCAGCATCTGGCTATGCGCTTTACTCCGCACTTGATGTTTCCGATGTGACGGTGCTGCCGGACGACTGGTCGCATTGGGCGAGGGCAGTGCGCGAGATGCGCCGCAATCGCGGTCTTGACCTTGTTGCTGGCTTGAATCTGGGCAGTTCCACGGTCAACTGGAAAAATTGGCGGTGGACAGCGGCGCTGGCAGCCGGTTTCTTGCTAGTGAATATGGTGGCTCTTAATGTTGCGTGGTGGAACCTGCGCAGCGAGGCTGACCTTCTACGCTCCGGGATGATTCATCGTTATCGCAGCGCCTATCCGCGTGAAAGCGTCGTCGTCGATCCTATTGCCCAGACCCGTCAAAAAATTGCATTTGCTGAAAAGCAGGCGGGCCACCTTAACGCCGACGACTTCCTCGCGTTAGTGACGCAATTCGGCAGCGCATGGGCGCGCCTGCCTGAAATGCACTCGACCAAAAAAGATGCTATTGCAGGACTGGAATATCGGGATCGTCATCTTTTCGTCAGATTTAAGCCATCCGCAAACGTTGAAGCCTACCGCGCGCCACTTAAGGAGATCCTGCAGTCCGCGCAGTTAAAACTGACGCAGTCCGAAGCCAGTGTCTGGCAGATAGAGAGCATTAAATGA
- the gspK gene encoding type II secretion system minor pseudopilin GspK — MPFIQSARPLPSSRQEGVAIITALLITALAVTIVSSLFWQQQVQVRSIENQRLQLQKEWVLRGALDWAGAILRGDANRSSNVDYLGQPWSIPLAETRLNNYLDENQTSGSSEDNEAGEVTLSGQIIDAQSRYNLTNLGSGGLVNPVELATFGRLLTTLHLPPDLASAVATAVANSVAAVQSSKPQVTPAVNTGNSTDIISAPLIYIDDLLAVPGISPEMIRSLRNFVVVLPIVTPVNLNTASAEVLAACFDGLTSADAASLISSRTIAYFRDAADFSTRLPGNKNISATSNAEPVAFSTNFFLVNGNVRMGRATSNTLSLIKRVSNHSAVLWTKEE; from the coding sequence ATGCCGTTTATTCAGTCAGCGCGGCCTCTGCCATCATCGCGGCAAGAAGGCGTCGCGATCATCACAGCGTTATTGATCACCGCACTCGCGGTCACCATCGTATCGAGCTTGTTCTGGCAGCAACAAGTACAAGTCCGCTCAATCGAGAACCAGCGGTTGCAGTTACAAAAAGAATGGGTTTTACGTGGCGCGCTTGACTGGGCGGGAGCCATTTTGCGCGGTGATGCAAACCGGTCAAGCAATGTTGATTATCTCGGTCAGCCCTGGTCCATTCCATTGGCCGAAACCAGACTCAACAACTACCTCGACGAAAATCAAACCAGCGGCAGCAGCGAAGACAATGAGGCGGGAGAGGTCACGCTATCCGGTCAGATTATCGATGCGCAGTCGCGTTATAACCTGACCAACCTGGGAAGCGGCGGCCTAGTGAATCCGGTTGAACTGGCGACTTTCGGGCGCCTGTTGACGACCTTACATTTACCACCTGATCTCGCCAGTGCGGTCGCCACGGCGGTAGCTAATTCCGTTGCAGCGGTACAGTCATCAAAGCCGCAGGTAACGCCAGCGGTCAACACCGGCAACTCGACTGACATCATCAGCGCTCCACTTATCTATATAGACGATTTGCTGGCAGTGCCCGGAATAAGCCCTGAGATGATCAGGAGTTTGCGCAATTTTGTAGTGGTGTTGCCGATAGTCACGCCGGTCAACCTGAATACTGCCTCGGCCGAAGTGCTGGCAGCATGTTTCGATGGTTTGACTTCAGCCGATGCTGCATCGTTGATCTCCAGTCGCACGATTGCCTATTTTCGCGATGCCGCAGATTTTTCTACCAGGCTACCCGGAAACAAGAACATTTCCGCGACCAGCAATGCGGAGCCAGTCGCATTTTCGACCAACTTTTTTTTGGTGAATGGCAATGTCCGGATGGGCCGTGCGACCAGTAACACTCTGTCGCTGATCAAGCGCGTATCGAATCACAGTGCCGTATTGTGGACTAAAGAAGAATAG
- a CDS encoding type II secretion system protein J: MLPEFAIRRIVNKRPSGGFTLVEMIVAISILALVAVLGWRGLDGIVRARVALTNALAQTRSMQLTFAQMQSDSAQLAPATLIGARPALAATSNGVAMIRMVFLDQQPTQIEVVSYRLQNGVLTRQESVPTRDLAALDATWQAAVNEIDIGTADTQPVAVQSDIASMRIRVWDQVLQNWRLAGAVTPGRTQYAAASINWTGLEIALQLRGQEGLVVKAFFLGAA; this comes from the coding sequence ATGCTTCCTGAGTTTGCTATTCGACGCATCGTTAACAAACGCCCATCCGGTGGTTTCACACTGGTGGAAATGATTGTCGCCATCAGCATACTTGCGTTGGTAGCCGTGCTTGGATGGCGCGGTCTTGACGGTATCGTCAGGGCACGGGTTGCGCTCACCAACGCGCTGGCGCAAACGCGCAGCATGCAGCTGACTTTTGCGCAAATGCAAAGTGACAGCGCGCAGCTTGCACCGGCTACGCTGATCGGAGCTCGGCCAGCTCTGGCCGCAACGTCCAATGGAGTGGCGATGATTCGAATGGTGTTTCTCGACCAACAGCCAACGCAGATTGAAGTGGTCAGCTACCGTTTACAAAACGGTGTACTGACAAGGCAAGAATCTGTGCCAACCCGCGATCTGGCCGCACTGGACGCGACCTGGCAGGCGGCGGTCAATGAAATCGATATCGGTACCGCCGATACGCAACCCGTGGCGGTTCAATCTGATATTGCATCCATGCGCATTCGTGTCTGGGACCAGGTTCTCCAGAACTGGAGGCTTGCTGGCGCAGTGACGCCGGGCCGCACGCAATATGCCGCAGCCTCGATTAACTGGACCGGCCTGGAGATCGCGCTTCAATTACGCGGCCAGGAGGGTCTTGTGGTGAAAGCATTTTTCCTCGGTGCTGCTTGA
- the gspI gene encoding type II secretion system minor pseudopilin GspI: MIVVPMQTTKKFEVIRCAAGFTLLEVLVALVIVGTALGASLRAVGSLAKNSSGLRATMMATWSAENRLTQIRLSHTWLPIGDSAFGCPQGTLQLVCQEHVLSTPNPYFRRVEVSVFDAADPQRQIVKLTQVVPNAS; this comes from the coding sequence ATGATCGTTGTCCCGATGCAAACCACCAAAAAATTTGAAGTGATCCGATGTGCAGCAGGCTTTACCTTGCTGGAAGTCCTGGTAGCGCTTGTCATCGTTGGCACCGCTCTGGGTGCCAGTTTACGTGCAGTGGGAAGCCTGGCCAAAAATAGCAGTGGCTTACGCGCAACGATGATGGCCACCTGGTCGGCCGAAAACCGATTGACGCAAATCCGCCTTTCCCATACATGGCTACCGATCGGCGATAGCGCATTCGGCTGTCCGCAAGGAACGTTGCAACTGGTCTGCCAAGAACATGTTCTATCAACGCCGAATCCCTACTTTCGGCGCGTGGAGGTGTCGGTGTTCGATGCCGCCGACCCGCAGCGGCAAATCGTCAAACTGACCCAGGTGGTGCCGAATGCTTCCTGA
- a CDS encoding GspH/FimT family pseudopilin — MALVAYRRFHSMRRSQGFTLLELLIVVVIAGITLGAVSLSAFNNDRQALQNDAQRIALLLQLTRDEAILRNRPTAFEADASGYRFLISAPTGWQELDKNDILRPRKFARFPLHLSITPVRVDAGTPDLLRIPFGREPIDKPFVLTFDAGDAMVAVHSDGLGHFWTE, encoded by the coding sequence ATGGCGCTGGTAGCATATCGTCGTTTCCACAGCATGAGACGGTCTCAGGGCTTCACATTGCTGGAGTTGCTGATTGTTGTTGTCATCGCCGGTATCACCTTGGGAGCAGTGTCATTGAGCGCTTTCAATAATGATCGCCAAGCTCTGCAGAACGACGCACAGCGGATTGCCTTGCTGCTTCAATTGACCCGTGACGAAGCGATACTGCGCAATCGTCCCACTGCCTTCGAGGCTGACGCTAGCGGCTACCGGTTTCTGATAAGCGCGCCCACTGGCTGGCAGGAACTTGACAAAAATGACATATTGCGCCCCCGCAAATTTGCGCGATTTCCCCTTCATTTGTCGATCACTCCTGTACGGGTTGATGCTGGAACCCCAGATCTCTTACGAATACCATTTGGTCGTGAACCGATCGACAAACCTTTTGTTCTGACTTTTGATGCCGGTGACGCCATGGTGGCGGTTCACTCCGATGGCCTTGGTCACTTTTGGACCGAATAG
- the gspG gene encoding type II secretion system major pseudopilin GspG encodes MCNTQFPGTQRRYTATAQRGFTLIEIMVVVVIMGILAALIVPKLMGRTDDARVMAARQDIATLMQALKIYKLDTRRYPTTEQGLQALVVKPATAADGWKTGGYIDKVPKDPWGSPYLYLSPGIKGEIDVFTYGADGQPGGDGNDADIGSWDL; translated from the coding sequence ATGTGTAATACCCAGTTTCCCGGCACTCAGCGTCGTTATACGGCCACGGCTCAGCGCGGGTTCACGCTGATCGAAATCATGGTCGTGGTGGTCATCATGGGAATATTGGCAGCGCTGATCGTTCCCAAATTGATGGGGCGGACCGACGACGCCCGCGTGATGGCGGCGCGGCAGGACATTGCCACATTGATGCAAGCGCTGAAAATATACAAACTCGATACACGCCGCTATCCGACTACTGAACAAGGATTACAGGCGCTGGTAGTGAAACCAGCCACCGCCGCGGATGGATGGAAAACCGGCGGTTATATCGACAAGGTGCCGAAAGACCCTTGGGGCAGTCCTTACTTATACCTATCGCCGGGAATCAAGGGCGAGATTGATGTATTTACCTACGGTGCCGATGGACAGCCGGGTGGCGACGGTAACGACGCAGATATCGGCTCGTGGGATCTTTAA